In one window of Frigoriglobus tundricola DNA:
- a CDS encoding HEAT repeat domain-containing protein, with protein MNPKWLVRLDQEVSSYSILVSLVVVALLAGAIERSGLLGWALGLFGSFTRWGIRTGFRVWERCLSWATWWVYLVATLVLITVGALVGHSLPGVSLACAALTLAMGMVTCLAYMFIDIERYEVERGRKAVHNPMKGQDLAPNVARYGHRVGVPLLVAAAAGVIGGFTLLNEGAYETIGRDWYLTEEDSRPGFADFLTYSLINLLSLVDVLNLADSHRLLHAAFVKKGDWPAAVMQAAFRSFFTLILLQQVFASVRQGRLLSETIADFWSPHEPIHDRARNALPQFGAAAIGPILVSLREMTALTKEQRDQLPLVLAAIGPSTIPMLVRHLTDPHEHVRAVAAGALGLLRTGDVAPQLAALVGDPSDLVRTSAVEALGSIAAGAARAERARHIRVRRRSGGRWPFLRIGQPEVPIENPTAVAVAALQQALGDDLAAVRSAAATALGDAGSAAAGAADALAVLLHDADETVRCRAAEALGLVGGSPDALTPGLEDTSAPVRAAAARGLKSLGRRASGAVTRLAELLQDRDETVRTAAAEALNAIGPLSNGATHKLAEGLSSPDTEVRAQAAEALGTVDAPAEHAAPHLVGALADGNDVVRAKAVEALGKIGEAAADVAVPGLVRALRDKDSWVSARWRPRRSVKWVSAGVVPGLVRALGHVNPQVRANSAEALGKLGAAAASRGPRSNGPSPTRTAASAPGRRGGARRHRPAHALDRSAREVRDHGPRPGRASRRGGRRRCVGRPAGRRSGRLAPARSRPERRGEDSGV; from the coding sequence ATGAACCCGAAGTGGCTCGTCCGGCTCGATCAGGAGGTCTCCTCGTATTCGATTCTGGTCTCCCTCGTCGTCGTCGCGCTCCTCGCCGGCGCCATCGAACGGTCCGGGCTGCTGGGGTGGGCGCTCGGACTCTTCGGGAGCTTCACCCGTTGGGGGATACGAACCGGGTTTCGGGTCTGGGAGCGGTGCCTGTCCTGGGCGACCTGGTGGGTGTATCTCGTCGCCACACTCGTGCTAATCACCGTTGGTGCTCTCGTCGGGCACAGCCTCCCGGGCGTCAGCCTCGCCTGCGCGGCACTGACTCTGGCGATGGGCATGGTAACGTGTCTGGCGTACATGTTCATCGACATCGAGCGGTACGAAGTCGAACGCGGCCGGAAGGCGGTCCACAACCCGATGAAGGGCCAGGACCTGGCCCCGAACGTGGCCCGGTACGGGCACCGGGTCGGGGTGCCGCTCCTAGTCGCCGCGGCCGCCGGGGTGATCGGCGGCTTCACGCTCTTGAACGAGGGCGCTTACGAGACGATCGGCCGCGACTGGTACCTGACCGAAGAAGACAGCCGGCCGGGGTTCGCGGACTTCCTCACGTACTCACTGATCAACCTGTTGAGCCTGGTGGACGTGCTCAACCTGGCCGATTCCCACCGCCTGCTGCACGCCGCGTTCGTGAAAAAGGGGGACTGGCCGGCCGCTGTCATGCAAGCCGCGTTCCGGTCGTTCTTCACCCTGATCCTGCTCCAACAGGTGTTCGCGTCGGTCCGCCAGGGGCGCCTCCTCTCCGAAACGATCGCGGACTTCTGGAGCCCCCACGAACCGATCCACGATCGCGCGCGCAACGCCCTGCCCCAGTTCGGCGCAGCGGCGATCGGGCCGATCCTCGTCTCCCTGCGCGAGATGACGGCGCTCACCAAGGAGCAACGGGACCAGTTGCCCCTCGTACTCGCTGCGATCGGGCCGTCAACGATACCCATGCTGGTCCGGCACCTGACCGACCCGCACGAACACGTTCGCGCCGTCGCCGCGGGCGCGCTGGGCCTGCTTCGCACCGGTGACGTCGCCCCGCAGCTCGCGGCCCTGGTCGGAGATCCGAGTGACCTCGTCCGCACGAGCGCGGTCGAGGCCCTCGGGTCGATCGCGGCGGGAGCGGCGCGGGCGGAACGGGCGCGACACATCCGCGTGCGGCGCCGGAGCGGGGGCCGCTGGCCGTTCTTACGCATCGGACAGCCGGAGGTTCCAATCGAAAACCCGACCGCCGTCGCTGTCGCCGCACTTCAACAGGCGCTGGGCGACGATCTCGCGGCGGTGCGTAGCGCCGCGGCGACCGCACTCGGCGACGCCGGGAGCGCGGCCGCAGGCGCGGCCGACGCGCTCGCGGTCCTGCTGCACGACGCGGACGAAACGGTGCGCTGCCGCGCGGCGGAAGCGCTCGGGTTGGTCGGCGGGTCGCCCGATGCCCTGACGCCCGGACTCGAGGACACCTCCGCGCCGGTCCGGGCGGCGGCCGCGCGGGGGCTGAAGTCGCTGGGCCGACGGGCCAGCGGGGCGGTCACGCGGCTCGCGGAACTGCTCCAGGACCGCGACGAGACCGTCCGCACCGCCGCGGCCGAGGCCCTGAACGCGATCGGGCCGCTGTCCAACGGCGCCACCCACAAACTGGCCGAAGGATTGTCCAGCCCGGACACCGAGGTTCGTGCCCAGGCCGCCGAAGCGCTCGGAACGGTGGACGCGCCCGCCGAACACGCCGCCCCTCATCTGGTCGGGGCGCTGGCGGACGGCAACGACGTCGTTCGCGCAAAAGCCGTGGAGGCGCTCGGGAAAATCGGCGAGGCGGCCGCCGACGTCGCCGTGCCCGGCCTGGTCAGGGCCTTACGCGATAAGGACAGTTGGGTCAGCGCGCGCTGGCGGCCGAGGCGCTCGGTGAAATGGGTGTCGGCGGGAGTAGTTCCGGGCCTCGTCCGCGCCCTGGGGCACGTCAACCCGCAGGTCCGGGCGAACTCGGCCGAGGCCCTCGGCAAGTTGGGCGCCGCCGCCGCGTCGCGCGGGCCGCGCTCGAACGGGCCGTCACCGACGAGGACGGCGGCGTCCGCGCCCGGGCGGCGCGGGGGCGCTCGGCGCCATCGGCCCGCCCACGCTCTCGACCGTTCAGCTCGTGAGGTCCGCGATCACGGACCCCGACCCGGTCGTGCGAGCCGGCGGGGCGGCCGCCGTCGGTGCGTGGGCCGCCCCGCCGGCCGACGTTCTGGAAGACTTGCTCCCGCTCGTTCGCGACCCGAACGACGAGGTGAAGATTCAGGTGTGTGA
- a CDS encoding hybrid sensor histidine kinase/response regulator: protein MSTKPALLRAEPHATLGAVVLRDAGVIVERWARRSVEEQPSARRVHHEALLDHFPTFLWELGRGLADAREEDSFRHCRPADVHGDQRWEAGWSVGEVVRDYQLLRVVLVEHLDEALGRALTTREAQAIGVYIDDAIAASVSAYAACQAAAQRPAEVRQRVPGAARDELLGVMGVLGHELRNPMAPLGNALQILKVAAADPTAVERARALMERQLRVMTRLVDDLMDLPRLGRGKMGLKTERLDLSALVRDAANDRRPAFEAAGIALTVALPAEPLRTTGDAARLSQVFGNLLGNALKFTDRGGAVHVRLSRDDVGKVATFSVKDSGVGIDPSILEQVFEPFVQADRSVERSRGGLGLGLALVKGLVELHGGTVRAASAGAGTGTEVTVELPLIDLDARAPRANAGAAPKGPARRVLVIEDNVDSAESLQMYLELLGHEVAVAHSGTDGVRTAETAVPDVIVCDIGLPGMSGHAVCARLKTRPAFARTLFVALSGHAADGPELDPSGNGFDLYLLKPVDPKQLAEVIAGAGANNQ from the coding sequence ATGAGCACCAAACCCGCCCTCTTGCGCGCCGAGCCGCACGCCACACTGGGGGCGGTGGTTCTGCGGGACGCGGGTGTGATCGTCGAACGGTGGGCGCGCCGCTCCGTCGAGGAACAGCCGTCCGCGCGGCGGGTCCATCACGAGGCCCTGCTCGACCACTTTCCGACGTTCCTTTGGGAACTCGGCCGCGGGTTGGCCGATGCGCGAGAGGAAGACTCGTTCCGCCACTGCCGCCCGGCGGACGTCCACGGCGACCAGCGGTGGGAGGCCGGGTGGTCGGTCGGGGAAGTGGTCCGCGACTACCAACTGCTCCGCGTCGTGCTGGTGGAACACCTGGACGAGGCGCTCGGCCGCGCGCTGACCACGCGCGAGGCGCAGGCGATCGGCGTGTACATCGACGACGCCATTGCCGCGAGCGTTTCGGCCTACGCGGCGTGCCAGGCGGCCGCGCAGCGCCCGGCGGAGGTGCGGCAGAGGGTGCCGGGCGCCGCGCGCGACGAGCTCCTCGGGGTGATGGGCGTGCTGGGGCACGAGTTGCGGAACCCGATGGCGCCGCTCGGGAACGCGCTCCAGATCCTGAAGGTCGCGGCCGCCGACCCCACCGCGGTGGAACGCGCCCGGGCACTCATGGAGCGACAGCTCCGCGTGATGACGCGTCTGGTGGACGACCTCATGGACCTGCCGCGCCTGGGCCGGGGGAAAATGGGGCTCAAGACCGAGCGCCTCGACCTCTCGGCTCTCGTTAGGGACGCCGCGAACGACCGGCGGCCGGCGTTCGAGGCCGCGGGTATCGCCCTTACCGTCGCCCTCCCCGCAGAGCCGCTCCGGACCACCGGGGACGCGGCGCGGTTGAGCCAGGTGTTCGGCAACCTCCTCGGTAACGCGCTGAAGTTCACCGACCGCGGCGGCGCGGTTCACGTTCGGCTCTCGCGGGACGACGTCGGAAAGGTGGCCACCTTTTCTGTCAAAGATTCCGGGGTCGGGATCGACCCGAGCATTCTGGAACAAGTGTTCGAGCCCTTCGTTCAGGCCGACCGCTCGGTCGAGCGCAGCCGGGGCGGTCTCGGGTTGGGGCTCGCCCTGGTCAAGGGGCTCGTCGAGTTGCACGGCGGGACCGTCCGGGCGGCCAGCGCCGGCGCCGGGACGGGCACCGAAGTGACCGTCGAACTCCCGCTCATCGACCTCGACGCGCGGGCGCCGCGTGCGAACGCGGGCGCAGCGCCGAAGGGGCCGGCTCGCCGCGTCCTGGTCATCGAGGACAACGTGGATTCGGCAGAAAGCTTGCAGATGTATCTGGAACTGCTCGGGCACGAGGTGGCGGTCGCGCACTCGGGTACCGATGGAGTGCGAACCGCCGAGACCGCTGTCCCCGACGTGATCGTGTGCGACATCGGGCTCCCCGGGATGAGCGGGCACGCGGTCTGTGCCCGACTGAAGACCCGCCCCGCGTTCGCGCGAACCCTGTTCGTGGCCCTCTCGGGCCACGCCGCGGACGGCCCCGAACTCGACCCGAGCGGCAACGGGTTCGATCTCTATTTGCTGAAACCGGTGGACCCGAAACAACTCGCGGAGGTGATCGCCGGTGCCGGTGCGAACAATCAGTGA
- a CDS encoding HEAT repeat domain-containing protein: MRAGGAAAVGAWAAPPADVLEDLLPLVRDPNDEVKIQVCEVLSGWSGGTERVVEGLCQALAEDDSAWVQSSAALALGRIGTGAARAGPALLRAAQTGEAGVREQAMRALVMIQPPEATEAFTSGLADATAEVRMVASAGWMKAEAVPASAGPALVEALRDPEPQVRANAAHALARLEELPTGAVTALRECAGDPNDGLRLNAALALRQAPSAEAADLMEHLLNDPNVRVRLVAAGAILSVTPTHPHAAEVVLAATDDQSPRVRQAVEELLPLIPKEPAGSDASKGEAPLAPTGM, from the coding sequence GTGCGAGCCGGCGGGGCGGCCGCCGTCGGTGCGTGGGCCGCCCCGCCGGCCGACGTTCTGGAAGACTTGCTCCCGCTCGTTCGCGACCCGAACGACGAGGTGAAGATTCAGGTGTGTGAAGTTCTTTCCGGGTGGTCGGGGGGAACGGAACGGGTCGTCGAAGGTCTCTGCCAGGCGCTCGCCGAGGACGACAGTGCATGGGTACAATCGTCGGCCGCGCTGGCGCTGGGCCGGATCGGTACTGGTGCCGCTCGTGCCGGACCAGCGCTCCTGCGGGCCGCCCAGACCGGCGAGGCCGGGGTCCGGGAGCAGGCGATGCGGGCGCTCGTGATGATCCAACCGCCCGAGGCGACAGAGGCCTTCACGTCCGGACTGGCCGACGCGACCGCCGAAGTGCGAATGGTGGCATCGGCCGGGTGGATGAAGGCGGAAGCCGTCCCCGCGTCCGCCGGTCCGGCTCTGGTCGAAGCGCTTCGAGACCCCGAACCACAAGTGCGGGCCAACGCCGCGCACGCCCTGGCCCGATTGGAGGAGCTGCCGACCGGTGCCGTAACGGCGCTCCGTGAGTGCGCGGGTGACCCGAACGACGGCCTCCGATTAAACGCCGCCCTCGCCCTGCGACAGGCCCCATCGGCCGAAGCCGCGGACCTGATGGAACACCTGCTGAACGACCCGAACGTGCGTGTGCGACTGGTTGCCGCGGGCGCGATCCTCAGCGTAACACCCACCCACCCGCACGCGGCGGAAGTAGTTCTCGCAGCGACCGACGATCAGTCCCCGCGTGTGCGCCAGGCAGTCGAAGAATTGCTTCCGCTCATTCCCAAAGAACCGGCCGGCTCCGACGCGAGCAAGGGAGAGGCGCCACTCGCCCCAACCGGCATGTAA